In the Engystomops pustulosus chromosome 2, aEngPut4.maternal, whole genome shotgun sequence genome, one interval contains:
- the NIPA1 gene encoding magnesium transporter NIPA1 isoform X2, translating into MALGQIGNFLAYTAAPAVLVTPLGALGIPFGSVLASYVLKEKLNFLGKLGCLLSCVGSIILIIHSPKSENITSRAEFEEKLSNPVFLGYLCFVLLMLTLLIFWLSPAYGKKNIMVYIGVCSLLGTFTVPCTKGIGLFAQDAFTKNPSSSSSTYLFLCLLAVLGCSILIQFRYINKALEDYDSCIFSAIYYVTFTTIVLVATAILFQEWTKVGAIDFLAMLCGFTTVSTGVILIQMFKEFNISFRELSKTPEKKE; encoded by the exons A TGGCTTTGGGCCAGATTGGAAACTTCCTTGCGTATACTGCCGCTCCGGCTGTTCTGGTGACACCCTTGGGCGCTTTGGGCATTCCCTTTGG CTCTGTCTTGGCCTCATATGTGCTGAAAGAAAAACTTAATTTCTTGGGAAAACTTGGATGTCTTCTTAGCTGTGTGGGCTCCATTATCCTTATCATCCACTCCCCCAAGTCAGAAAACATAACATCTCGAGCTGAGTTTGAAGAAAAGCTTTCTAACCCAG tgTTCCTCGGTTACCTCTGTTTTGTTCTCCTGATGTTGACATTGCTGATATTTTGGCTTTCCCCAGCGTATGGGAAGAAAAATATCATGGTTTACATAGGTGTGTGCTCCCTGTTAGGCACATTTACTGTCCCTTGCACCAAAGGTATTGGACTTTTTGCTCAAGATGCTTTTACTAAGAATCCAAGTAGCTCAAGCTCAACATACCTTTTCCTATGCCTCCTTGCAGTGCTGGGATGTAGCATTCTCATCCAGTTTCGATATATTAACAAGGCTCTAGAAGACTATGACTCCTGTATATTTAGTGCTATTTATTATGTCACCTTCACAACAATAGTCCTGGTTGCAACTGCAATTCTCTTTCAAGAATGGACCAAAGTCGGAGCAATAGACTTTTTGGCCATGTTGTGTGGATTTACGACTGTGTCCACTGGAGTCATTTTAATTCAGATGTTTAAAGAATTTAATATCAGCTTCAGGGAGTTGAGCAAGACACCGGAGAAGAAGGAGTGA
- the NIPA1 gene encoding magnesium transporter NIPA1 isoform X1, whose protein sequence is MSAAGMDFQPELPVLGLSVAVFSSLLNGSTFVLQKKGILRARTRGVSYLTDLIWWIGTVTMALGQIGNFLAYTAAPAVLVTPLGALGIPFGSVLASYVLKEKLNFLGKLGCLLSCVGSIILIIHSPKSENITSRAEFEEKLSNPVFLGYLCFVLLMLTLLIFWLSPAYGKKNIMVYIGVCSLLGTFTVPCTKGIGLFAQDAFTKNPSSSSSTYLFLCLLAVLGCSILIQFRYINKALEDYDSCIFSAIYYVTFTTIVLVATAILFQEWTKVGAIDFLAMLCGFTTVSTGVILIQMFKEFNISFRELSKTPEKKE, encoded by the exons ATGAGCGCTGCCGGCATGGACTTCCAGCCAGAGTTGCCCGTCCTGGGGCTGAGTGTGGCCGTGTTCTCCAGCCTGCTCAATGGCTCCACGTTTGTGCTGCAGAAGAAGGGCATCCTGAGAGCACGTACAAGAG gTGTGTCTTACCTTACAGATCTGATATGGTGGATAGGCACAGTCACAA TGGCTTTGGGCCAGATTGGAAACTTCCTTGCGTATACTGCCGCTCCGGCTGTTCTGGTGACACCCTTGGGCGCTTTGGGCATTCCCTTTGG CTCTGTCTTGGCCTCATATGTGCTGAAAGAAAAACTTAATTTCTTGGGAAAACTTGGATGTCTTCTTAGCTGTGTGGGCTCCATTATCCTTATCATCCACTCCCCCAAGTCAGAAAACATAACATCTCGAGCTGAGTTTGAAGAAAAGCTTTCTAACCCAG tgTTCCTCGGTTACCTCTGTTTTGTTCTCCTGATGTTGACATTGCTGATATTTTGGCTTTCCCCAGCGTATGGGAAGAAAAATATCATGGTTTACATAGGTGTGTGCTCCCTGTTAGGCACATTTACTGTCCCTTGCACCAAAGGTATTGGACTTTTTGCTCAAGATGCTTTTACTAAGAATCCAAGTAGCTCAAGCTCAACATACCTTTTCCTATGCCTCCTTGCAGTGCTGGGATGTAGCATTCTCATCCAGTTTCGATATATTAACAAGGCTCTAGAAGACTATGACTCCTGTATATTTAGTGCTATTTATTATGTCACCTTCACAACAATAGTCCTGGTTGCAACTGCAATTCTCTTTCAAGAATGGACCAAAGTCGGAGCAATAGACTTTTTGGCCATGTTGTGTGGATTTACGACTGTGTCCACTGGAGTCATTTTAATTCAGATGTTTAAAGAATTTAATATCAGCTTCAGGGAGTTGAGCAAGACACCGGAGAAGAAGGAGTGA